In Bacillus sp. NP247, one DNA window encodes the following:
- a CDS encoding TetR/AcrR family transcriptional regulator: MKNSTRSTRKHRSLETKKKLLHSGYTIFIKNGFQKTTITQIIKHAETGYGTAYVYFKNKDALLIILMEGVMNRFYDIADRSFSPQTKLEACDMIQSQVRAFLQLAEEERDILQVVEEAIGLSREISQKWDEIRERFIKSITQDITYSQEGGLAQPELNKEIVARGWFAMNETFLWKIVQNDKELNLEEVVHTLTVMYTTGLYK; the protein is encoded by the coding sequence TTGAAAAATTCTACTCGTTCAACAAGAAAACACCGCTCCTTAGAAACAAAAAAGAAACTATTACATTCCGGTTATACTATTTTTATAAAAAACGGATTTCAGAAAACTACAATCACGCAAATTATTAAACATGCAGAAACTGGTTATGGAACAGCATATGTATATTTTAAAAACAAAGATGCTCTCCTCATTATTTTGATGGAAGGTGTGATGAATCGCTTTTATGATATTGCAGATCGCTCCTTTTCCCCTCAAACAAAGTTAGAAGCATGTGATATGATTCAAAGTCAAGTTAGAGCATTCTTACAATTAGCGGAAGAAGAACGGGATATTTTGCAAGTTGTCGAAGAAGCAATAGGATTATCAAGAGAGATAAGTCAAAAATGGGATGAGATTCGTGAACGCTTTATAAAAAGTATTACACAGGATATTACTTACTCTCAAGAAGGTGGATTGGCGCAGCCTGAATTAAATAAAGAGATTGTAGCACGTGGTTGGTTCGCGATGAATGAAACGTTTCTTTGGAAAATCGTACAAAATGATAAAGAGCTAAATTTAGAAGAAGTTGTACATACATTGACAGTGATGTATACGACAGGTCTATATAAATAG
- a CDS encoding NUDIX domain-containing protein produces MPMSLYYKRLREKLGSELIFMPSIAAVIKNEQGEILFQYPGGVHWSLPAGAIEPGETPEEAVVREVWEETGLKIKVKKEKGVFGGKEFRHTYSNGDQVEYIVVVFECEIIGGGLKAVDGESVELKYFPLSEKPPLALPYPNKIFL; encoded by the coding sequence ATGCCAATGTCATTATATTATAAAAGACTTCGTGAAAAATTAGGATCTGAACTTATTTTTATGCCGAGTATAGCTGCTGTTATTAAAAACGAGCAGGGGGAAATCTTATTCCAATATCCTGGAGGAGTACACTGGAGTTTGCCAGCAGGGGCAATCGAACCAGGAGAAACACCAGAAGAAGCGGTTGTTAGAGAAGTGTGGGAAGAAACAGGATTAAAAATAAAAGTAAAAAAAGAAAAAGGGGTATTTGGAGGGAAAGAGTTTCGTCATACATATTCGAATGGGGATCAAGTAGAGTATATTGTTGTTGTATTTGAGTGTGAAATTATCGGAGGTGGGTTAAAAGCAGTTGATGGAGAATCTGTAGAACTAAAATATTTCCCTTTATCTGAAAAGCCACCTCTAGCATTACCGTATCCCAATAAAATATTTTTATAG